Part of the Zingiber officinale cultivar Zhangliang chromosome 6A, Zo_v1.1, whole genome shotgun sequence genome, ttttgatatttttctgatataAGATTATTTCCTATGTTAATTTTCAATACTTTATGCATAATTAGCATTTATAATTTAGTGATAatttatgaaaatgatatgtaTAATAGATTATCTTATTATAAAACAAAATGTTAATTGTTTATTACATATAGATACCATGCAGCTTGGAACAAAAACATATAGGATTTGATTGTATTAATTATACAATTGATGTCCATAAACACATGGTAAGCTCTAATTTGgcatttattttaaacttttgaaCACTCATAACTAATCACTAATTAGTGATCGCTCGGAGAGTTTTAGTTAATATTGCATGATTCATTTATACTAGCGCATCCGTAGTGCATTAGCAGAAAGTTTTAAACGGCCGGGGCTGAAAATATTGTCCCTCTTTTTAGATTGTCATTTCTTTGAATCCTTTCAGATACGATGTAGACTTCTCATAGCTTGACTTAAGCCTGTAAGCTCAGGCTCTCATTCATTTACTATAAGATGATGCAATTCACAGCTGCCAAAATGAGATTAGAAGTGTATTGCGGATGGAAGAGAAAGTTTAAGAAAAGTCTGGACTTTGTCACTCTTCCatagaaaatatataaaatcaagcaacaaatatttcaaggatatgtatccacacaaaatTCAAACACACGAAATGAAGATTTATTAGATCATCTAAATATACTCAAAATGCAGGTAATAATTACATGATCAGATGATAGAAAAACATTATATAACTATGCACTCTGTGGTTTAAAACGTCATGATCAGTTACATCTTTCTTAAATTATCTAACCTTGCTTGTAGATCATCATCTATTCCACCATCTCCAAGCCCGACTGCTTCAACTTGAGCAACCTTGTTAACGACCTCGGGTTTGGCCACGATGGTTGATGGTGCTTTGACAAGCTGTAACAAAAGAAGCCAAGAGAGTTAGAACAGTTAGCCAGCCCTTACACCGCGAGCAAAATCAAAGCTTTGATGAAACTGCAAGGTCAGAAACATGTAAATGTTCACCTCTGCATTAACGTCTATGCCAATTTCATCAAGGACCTGATTCACTAATTCTTCTGTTTCTTCCTCTTCCGCATCTCCTTCCAAGGCATCATCTATAGCATCACCCATTACCTCACTAACCATTTCCATCTTCTCATTTTGCATTTCAAACTCTTGCATTATCTTCTGCAACGCTGGAAGATTCATCTGCCTATTCATCTGCGCCATGGCCTTTGTAACACCTTTCATAGCCTCACCCATTGCTTGGGTTGATTTCAGTGTCTACAAGCAATTATTTAAGATAGCGATCATAATTCTCATAATGAAGGCAACAAATTGCAAACATACTAAGTTAATTAACATTGACTAAAAAATACAATATTCAGTAAGAAGACAATTAAACCAGTCAAAATAATGATATCAGTAAGAAGACAATTAAATTTCTCATCATGACAATACAGTTCTAATgcaaatatataattttcttgGAGATCTATATGACGAATTTCTCTTTCATAAATTTTTTAATGGCAAAAATAACTCTTTTCTTAATTGTCTTCCTAGCAATTTAACAGTTGGTCTTTTTCCTTGGTATATAAGTTCAAGTTTTTCGACTCTGCTCTTGGATTGACTTTGATAATTTCCCATATATTAAGTGACAATTTCCCAACTTTTGTACTTTTTTTTTTGTCCTTGTGTTTCTGTGTCAACTTAAGATATCTGTAGTTAATCAAAGAACAACAAACACATGTACTCTGCTGCATGCTCTCCCAAGTCCCTGTTATCCGAATGGagacatataatttttcttttaggCTGAATTTCTTAACAATGAACTACCTAGAGAAAAGCAAGTTTTTACACAATGAATGAAAACTTAATGCAGTGAGATGAGGAATTGAAAACCTTGGCACTTCTAAGAACAGTCTTACCAGACAATGCACAAGCCAACTGttcatttctttaaattatttAGCAAATGCTGTCTAGTGAATTCTACACTTAAAAGAACCAATAGCTTCTATGGTTAGAAGGGTTAACTCAATTAGAAGGAAGATAAAAAGAACAAAGatggaaaaagaaaaattatatcaattaatataatttgttaaataaatatattagtcatttttaatgttttatatcaattaactattatttttaatattttattaatattgacTACATACTGTAAACATGTTATGCAGTGGGTCAGCAACGCAAAAGCAACTTTCAAAATCTTAAAATCAAGTAAACATAAGAGTCTTGGATATGCACAAAAGCAATACCAAAAATGGAGAAGTGGAGGTAgctacaataaattgtgatgaacCAGAGGAGTTTTCTGAGTTGTTTGTAAAGTTGGATATTCCACAGAAATCTGACAATAACAATCGTGGAGGTAGTCCTGACAATGATTTGATGGATGGTTTGTGGGACAATACATCCTCCTCCACGACCTCATCCAACAACAAAACCATAGCTTCAAATGGAAAGAAAAGGTGACATGTTGGAGTAGCATGTAGGGCTCATGCTAAACCATTAGATAAGGAGTGTATAGTCAAATCAATAAGCAATTGTGAGCGGACGGTATTGCATTAATCATTTAGGCCATATAAGAATTTGTTCACCTAAAATCCTTCAAGTCGACTTCAACACATTAGGATCAATGGAAATAAGATGATATATAGATAATTTATCCCATTTGCTTGGAAAGTGAAGTATTCCTTGAGCAACCATCAATTTTGACACTTATCCTACGTATTCTAAACATTACTAGTGATACAAGCTTGTATAAAGTTTAATGAGCAGAGAAGTTTCATGCGACCAATCCCAAATAGTTAGAACAAGCACAACTTctgatgaagatgatgatgatgacgatGACGACGATGAAGAAATTTGGAAGATAACATATAAGATGAGAAAGTGGTAATACTTTCAACATTGTTCATGCAACAATTCATACTCATGCCATTGATGCCAGAAAAAAATTATAGCAaagagtattattattattattttgattgcCTGGTATGTTACTGTCATTTCCACTTCAACTGCATGAAGGTCCAAAATTCTTGGGGTGCTTCAGTCTTAAATCAAAACAGCATACTATGTTCATCATTGGATACATACCAGAGATCCATCAATCATAGAAAAAATATTAATCCCCTTACATAGGGttcaatgaaagcataaattCACACAAATCAGGTCAAAGTAGTGGTAGAATGACAGCTTGATGATGATAACCTGAAATTTAAATTGTTCAtaaagctcaagaaagctcaagAAAACCAGCAGCGAACAAAACGACAACATACTGTTACACGATTTATTTCAATCAACAACAGCATGAGCtcaaactttaatttacctaTGCCATATAGACTAGGATAAGGCCAGgaaataaattcaatttatcaATAAGTACAAGGTCCAAAAGCACGTGAATCAGACAGACAATCAATGTGGAGAGCATCTGAATAAGAAAAGTCATCAAAATAATGAATGTGTCATTTCTCATTTTGTAGATAACATCACCATTAAAATACCTGAATCCTAAGTGATACACCTTGTAGTTGTGACTTGAGGGCATAAAATTTTGTAATCTGATGTCTTGTTCTGATAAGATCTTTTGCCATGACTTTTACAGCTGCCTGCAGTAAAGTATACCTCTAATGAGCAAGAAACAACGCACGCCATATTATTTTATGGACTTAACAAAAGAAAAGTCAACCTGGACAAACTGAAACCAACATAGTGGAGAAGTACCGCCTAAATGAGGGAAAAGAAATGCACCACTTGAAGAATGTAATATTACTAATCTAAgacaataataaattttaaaggtAAATTACAATTGCAATGAAATAAGGCATGCTATTATTGTGCTTCTTCAAACAATATAGATATTGGAGGAAACTGTGCACTTCACATCAAACTGAAAATTTGAAGGAAAACATTGAAATAATGCCATGTCAGCCAGGAGTGATTGTGTGGTATTTTGCAAATGTGACAAGTTGCGTTCCAATGGACCAGAGAAATATGCATTACTAAGGAGTGAAGAGCTAAAGATCTATTAGTATGGCAAAAATATGTAACACCAGATAAACAAAGATGTCAGAGTGATTGGATTGTTAAGTAAATGGGTACTGCAAACATAGCCAACCAGCTTATTTATTTACCTTCACGGTTcatgtaaaaaaaaaagagttaaacAGAGAAATGTGAAATACTCATTTGAATCTTGTGAAATTCCGAGCCATTTCTGAATTTTTCACTCATTTGGTATCACGATTTATGGAAGGAACTTCATctataatttaaatataaaacaaAATACTTAAAATTCAATGCTAAGTTAAGATGAATGAAAGGAAAAACTCTCGAGATGATCTCATGAGACAGCTGTCAGAATCAAAAGGCATCCTATGCTCTAAATTTTGAATCTGTTGCATTAGAAGACCTAGGACCCAGTAAAAAGTTATACCATTTGTCCTTGCTTGACAGTTTTCCTAATTTCAGCAATAAGTTTTTTCTCTTGAGCTTGAAGACCTTGCCTTTCCCTCTCTATATCCCtgattgatttatccaacatccTCTTGTTCTCCCGCAGCAGCTCTGATTACAAAGAAGCAACGAATCTTCACATAATGTTACAGATGCATAGCAACGCAATCAACTCAGACTACCAGAATAGGTAATTGAACTATCATAGACGTAACAAGATTCCATTGTGATAAATGACGATTCAagaaaattaaatgaataactcCACCAGTAAAAGGTGTGCTATAATGGAGGAGAGAGAACAGAACAATCACCAGCTGGGGTTTTCTTCTTGCCAAAGATGAAACTCATTTTTTTGAATTAGCTCTGAATCTCTTCAACCGATGTCGAATCGAATTGGATCGATCAAACTGGCGGAAGAAGAGCCCAATCGAAAGAGAAAATTGGTCGACAAGGACTGAATCGTCTTCTTGCTCTCGATCGTcgatcccttttatttttctcaatagcTTTTTTAGTCGAGAGGAGCATAATCTTTTAACGCGTCGAGAGGAGCATAATCTTCATTCTGTTTTTTTTGCTCCACCTAAAACGCGCATACGGAAACGTAAAAAGTAAAGTCCTGTACGCGTTTACTTGGCGGATGGTTAGCGACTTAGCGTTGCATATAAGTCAAATAACTCTTAcgtattaaattatttttaagataGCCAAACTAAATTTTCAGTTAACTTTTACAGTTATTCTTTAAAATTTCAAagatttaaatatattaaatttgtaGAAATTACTAAATATATACGACTAGTGAGATTTGTCCACCATAtctatatttaatttttcttatataATATTTCGATAATGAGTAATTATGTCGTTAGTCTTGCACCGCTAGTTGACATGCACAATTGTGCGAGAACTTCATTAAAAATATAACTAATTTTCAGTTGCAATCCACCCTTTCCTTCGAAGTCAGGTAATAACATGTCAACGGGTATATTCCCGCCAATTAAAATTAATGTCTATTCCAAAGATTTCACATCGCAAATTAATTACATACAACATATGCAAAAACACTTGGCTATCGTGTACACTGAGATGCAATGATTGAAACAAACAtattaatcaagaaaaaaaaaggggggaATAATAAATGAAAGAAGCCGATTTCCCCCGCTGTATGCTTCGGACTATCCATTATTACTGAAGAGGGTGGTCATAACGGAGATGAGAAGTGTGCTCGGATCTCCGAGGACGGCGGCCATCACGAAGCCGATGGCAATCTTCACGATCTTCGCTATCTTTGCAAATTTACTTGCCTTTGCGCTTCTTGATCTACCAGCAACCGAGACTTTATTCGCCAGCTTCTCAATCTCCTGCCCTCTGCCCTCGTCCGCAGCCTCAATCGCCTCTTTCTTCATGCAGGCCACATGGAAGTGGTACTTCCCGCACTCCGACACGTACGTCCAGCTTCTGGCGTTCCTGTTCAGCCTCTTCTTGCCACAGACGAAGCACTCAGACCGCTCCCTGCGGTGGAGAGTCAACAGCATGCTTCCGTCTCCTTCCTCTGTTTCGACTAGCTTGCGATGCTTGAGGTAGGCGCAGCAGGGGTGTAAGTCCCAGCCTTGCTCGAAGCAGTGGTAGACGTAGCCGCTAACGTCCCCGCCGCAGGCGTCGCACCGGCGGTTGGGCTTGCTCGCCTCGAGGAAGTGGAAGGTGCAGTCGGGGAAGAAAGGATGCGTGAGGATTTCCCTGGGGTTTGCGCAGTACTTGTGGAGAACATGGCCGCACCGCTCGACGCAGGCGTATCGAGCGCCGAGACCCGTCTCCCAGCACCCGTAACAGCAGAAAGGCTCTATTTCGTCGGCCGATAGCAGCAGGTCGTGGTGGTGATGGTGATCAGAGATCAGTCGAGCCATGATGATCCA contains:
- the LOC121997881 gene encoding vacuolar protein sorting-associated protein 2 homolog 1-like; translated protein: MSFIFGKKKTPAELLRENKRMLDKSIRDIERERQGLQAQEKKLIAEIRKTVKQGQMAAVKVMAKDLIRTRHQITKFYALKSQLQGVSLRIQTLKSTQAMGEAMKGVTKAMAQMNRQMNLPALQKIMQEFEMQNEKMEMVSEVMGDAIDDALEGDAEEEETEELVNQVLDEIGIDVNAELVKAPSTIVAKPEVVNKVAQVEAVGLGDGGIDDDLQARLDNLRKM
- the LOC121994377 gene encoding uncharacterized protein LOC121994377, translated to MARLISDHHHHHDLLLSADEIEPFCCYGCWETGLGARYACVERCGHVLHKYCANPREILTHPFFPDCTFHFLEASKPNRRCDACGGDVSGYVYHCFEQGWDLHPCCAYLKHRKLVETEEGDGSMLLTLHRRERSECFVCGKKRLNRNARSWTYVSECGKYHFHVACMKKEAIEAADEGRGQEIEKLANKVSVAGRSRSAKASKFAKIAKIVKIAIGFVMAAVLGDPSTLLISVMTTLFSNNG